A genomic region of Trichothermofontia sichuanensis B231 contains the following coding sequences:
- a CDS encoding PDDEXK family nuclease, with protein MILPGREGNDAVDELGNEYELKSVNIALTKSFSTHHHINPRIIEKYRQVDWIFAVYRGINLIAIYKLTPTDLEYFYSQWETIWHSRGGRDINNPKIALKYVMEHGVLVYSAEG; from the coding sequence ATGATTTTGCCTGGTCGAGAAGGTAATGATGCTGTGGACGAATTGGGTAACGAGTATGAGCTAAAGTCAGTAAATATAGCGCTAACTAAGAGTTTTTCGACGCATCACCACATCAATCCCAGAATTATTGAAAAATATAGACAAGTAGATTGGATATTTGCCGTCTATAGAGGAATTAACCTCATTGCCATATACAAACTTACCCCAACTGATCTTGAGTATTTTTACAGTCAGTGGGAAACAATATGGCATAGCAGAGGTGGAAGAGATATTAACAACCCCAAGATTGCGCTAAAGTATGTGATGGAGCATGGAGTTCTTGTGTACTCAGCCGAAGGTTAA
- a CDS encoding DUF3155 domain-containing protein, with the protein MARRRKRKSRRRQEGRRILEMVPQYSIESGEDKPVTAARKFIHDKGITPPALLLVRRNEHTTDRYFWAEKGLFGAQYVEENHFLFPSLRASEDGTSKFSLTSSLR; encoded by the coding sequence TTGGCTAGAAGACGTAAGCGGAAGAGTCGTCGTCGTCAGGAGGGACGTCGGATTCTAGAAATGGTGCCTCAGTATAGCATCGAAAGTGGTGAGGATAAACCTGTTACGGCTGCCCGTAAATTTATCCACGATAAAGGGATCACACCTCCTGCCTTGTTATTGGTTCGCCGCAACGAGCATACCACCGATCGCTACTTCTGGGCAGAGAAGGGGCTGTTCGGTGCGCAGTACGTTGAGGAGAACCATTTTCTGTTCCCCAGTCTGCGAGCTTCAGAGGACGGCACCAGTAAGTTTTCCCTGACATCCTCTTTGCGCTAG
- a CDS encoding FAD-dependent monooxygenase family protein gives MPPLLTDVILPQIPGNPQQGLMQADRLWQSLRQRQLPIPQVVHAEPNPLGTVDWDVIISGGTLGIFIGAALAQQGWRVALLERGALRGRDQEWNVSRSELQVFLELGLLSPEELTRAIATTYNPARISFLGNSDYWVADVLNLGVDPVFLLERLKQRFLAAGGHLLEHTAFVGATLHPDGVAVKAMRRSASAPGIIAPGSVSASPVPERLRGRLLLDAMGHFSPIVGQARQGQVPDGICLVVGTCARGFPQNETGDLLVSFTPIQNHCQYFWEAFPAREGRTTYLFTYVDAHPDRPSLTQLFEDYLRLLPDYQGVSLSDLQWQRALFGFFPSYRQSPLRLPWARILPVGDSSSSQSPLSFGGFGAMLRHLHRLSTGIGEALSSDRLDRRSLQGLQPYQPNLAVTWLFQQTMSVRLDQTPDPNQINRLLDAIFGVMAAAGEDVLKPFLQDVIQFPALSITLSRAALHYPRLIFQLLPQVGPLTLLDWSRHYANLGVYTALAPLATTLAPWARFLPAKAQYTYHRWQDAWTYGSGSDRAPADKANG, from the coding sequence ATGCCACCCTTATTGACCGACGTTATCCTGCCCCAAATACCGGGCAATCCCCAGCAGGGACTGATGCAGGCAGATCGCCTTTGGCAATCTCTCCGCCAGCGCCAATTACCCATTCCCCAGGTTGTCCATGCAGAGCCCAATCCCTTGGGAACCGTGGATTGGGATGTGATTATCAGTGGCGGTACCTTAGGAATTTTTATCGGGGCGGCGTTGGCCCAACAGGGCTGGCGGGTAGCGTTGCTTGAACGGGGGGCACTGCGCGGTCGCGATCAGGAGTGGAATGTGTCGCGATCGGAATTGCAGGTTTTTCTTGAGCTGGGGCTATTATCACCGGAGGAACTGACGCGGGCGATCGCCACAACCTATAATCCTGCCCGGATCAGCTTTCTGGGTAACTCCGACTATTGGGTCGCCGACGTTCTTAATCTGGGGGTTGACCCGGTCTTTCTCCTGGAACGCTTGAAACAGCGTTTTTTAGCTGCAGGTGGCCACTTGTTAGAACATACGGCGTTTGTGGGAGCGACGCTCCATCCGGATGGTGTTGCCGTCAAGGCTATGCGGCGATCAGCGTCGGCACCTGGAATCATCGCCCCAGGCTCGGTGTCCGCTAGCCCAGTTCCAGAGCGATTACGGGGACGGCTATTGCTGGATGCAATGGGACACTTTTCGCCGATCGTGGGTCAGGCGCGTCAGGGGCAAGTCCCCGACGGGATTTGCCTGGTGGTGGGCACCTGCGCCCGTGGCTTTCCCCAGAATGAAACAGGGGACTTGTTGGTCTCATTTACACCGATCCAGAACCACTGCCAGTACTTCTGGGAAGCATTCCCCGCTAGGGAAGGCCGGACGACCTACTTGTTTACCTACGTTGATGCCCACCCCGATCGCCCCAGCTTGACCCAATTGTTTGAAGATTACCTACGGCTCCTGCCGGACTACCAGGGTGTCTCCCTCTCAGATTTACAGTGGCAACGTGCCCTCTTCGGCTTTTTCCCCAGTTATCGCCAAAGTCCCTTGCGCCTGCCCTGGGCGCGGATTCTGCCCGTCGGAGACAGTAGCAGCAGTCAGTCTCCCCTCAGTTTTGGCGGGTTTGGGGCCATGTTGCGCCATTTGCACCGCCTCAGTACAGGTATTGGGGAAGCACTCAGCAGCGATCGCCTCGATCGCCGCTCCCTCCAGGGACTCCAGCCTTACCAACCGAATCTAGCCGTGACCTGGCTGTTTCAGCAAACCATGAGTGTCCGCCTCGATCAAACCCCTGATCCCAATCAGATCAACCGTCTTCTGGACGCCATTTTTGGCGTAATGGCGGCTGCCGGGGAGGATGTGCTCAAACCCTTCTTACAAGATGTCATCCAATTCCCCGCCCTATCCATAACCCTGTCACGGGCAGCCCTGCACTATCCTCGCTTAATTTTTCAGCTTCTACCCCAAGTAGGCCCGCTCACTCTCCTGGATTGGTCGCGCCACTATGCCAATCTGGGCGTTTACACAGCCCTAGCCCCCCTCGCGACTACTCTGGCCCCCTGGGCTAGGTTCTTACCTGCCAAGGCCCAATACACCTACCATCGCTGGCAAGATGCCTGGACCTATGGCTCCGGCAGCGATCGCGCCCCTGCCGACAAGGCAAATGGATAG
- a CDS encoding PEP-CTERM sorting domain-containing protein (PEP-CTERM proteins occur, often in large numbers, in the proteomes of bacteria that also encode an exosortase, a predicted intramembrane cysteine proteinase. The presence of a PEP-CTERM domain at a protein's C-terminus predicts cleavage within the sorting domain, followed by covalent anchoring to some some component of the (usually Gram-negative) cell surface. Many PEP-CTERM proteins exhibit an unusual sequence composition that includes large numbers of potential glycosylation sites. Expression of one such protein has been shown restore the ability of a bacterium to form floc, a type of biofilm.) gives MKRLSQHPIRHHRHPAFRLLALGVLGGAVVGLTAPASAQIFQNDGLSQSTSSQPDTSYYDSLYAGYDSYSGEASTGTYGTEGVPEPTILAGLILAGVGFTYLRHYQPQKV, from the coding sequence ATGAAGCGCCTTTCTCAACACCCTATCCGTCATCACAGACATCCGGCTTTCCGACTTCTGGCTCTAGGGGTACTGGGGGGAGCGGTTGTAGGACTGACTGCGCCTGCCAGTGCTCAGATCTTTCAGAATGATGGGTTATCGCAATCTACCTCCTCCCAGCCCGATACCTCGTATTACGACAGTTTGTATGCCGGTTATGATAGCTATTCCGGGGAAGCGAGCACCGGCACCTATGGGACTGAGGGCGTGCCGGAGCCAACGATTCTCGCGGGTCTTATCCTGGCAGGGGTGGGTTTTACCTATCTACGGCATTATCAACCGCAAAAAGTCTGA
- a CDS encoding CU044_2847 family protein has protein sequence MTSLTPIKLDDGTEIYIETRDDLDSPAPNLAAVSGEQQRTGAKGGGAHLPSFKQIEGAIRAYTNSTLNAFRELAIAEVETVTLEFGVAVSGMTGIPYIATGEAGCNLRVTVECRFPHPEPPSPR, from the coding sequence ATGACTTCTTTAACCCCGATCAAGTTGGATGATGGGACAGAAATTTACATTGAGACGCGCGATGATCTCGATTCGCCTGCGCCTAACCTAGCGGCGGTCAGTGGTGAACAGCAACGGACTGGTGCTAAGGGAGGTGGCGCCCATCTACCGAGCTTTAAACAAATTGAAGGCGCAATCCGCGCCTATACCAATTCAACCTTGAATGCGTTTCGTGAACTTGCGATCGCCGAGGTGGAAACAGTCACCCTGGAGTTTGGTGTGGCCGTGAGTGGCATGACGGGCATCCCCTACATTGCTACTGGAGAAGCGGGGTGCAACCTCCGAGTTACGGTTGAATGCCGCTTCCCACATCCTGAACCACCATCACCCAGGTAG
- a CDS encoding bis(5'-nucleosyl)-tetraphosphatase: MADFPRQDQSFGIIPIRIQGEETVFLLIQHHAGHWGFPKGHAEPGETALTAACRELEEETGITRYQPIATPCWHERYYTQKKGTLLDKQVTYFLAIVQDSQVTIQAKEIQAYHWDKFEDALNRLTYPSSRDVLIQVQHYLTSQFSGQPVTS, from the coding sequence ATGGCCGATTTCCCGCGTCAAGACCAATCCTTTGGCATCATTCCCATCCGCATCCAGGGGGAGGAAACCGTATTTCTGCTGATTCAACACCATGCAGGACACTGGGGATTCCCCAAGGGACATGCCGAACCCGGAGAAACAGCCCTTACTGCCGCCTGTCGGGAGTTGGAAGAGGAAACCGGCATTACCCGCTATCAGCCGATCGCCACGCCTTGCTGGCATGAGCGCTACTATACTCAAAAGAAAGGCACCCTGCTCGATAAACAGGTCACCTATTTTTTGGCGATCGTCCAAGACAGTCAAGTCACCATCCAGGCAAAAGAAATCCAGGCATACCATTGGGATAAATTTGAAGATGCCCTTAACCGCCTGACCTATCCGAGTAGCCGTGACGTGCTAATCCAAGTCCAGCACTACCTGACCTCCCAATTCAGCGGTCAACCAGTAACATCATGA
- a CDS encoding cupin domain-containing protein, with protein sequence MGLMAQVEVRPLASIASGMATFYTPQASDETMLVHIPAGAIDDLFVHHFQTDQLLVVKGSFILVTLQGRRYQYFALSDRQPQVVKIPPGIPHGAINLSSEACLLVNAVLRHGPTHPRDYRPLRKPFPYDWERVRALQAQLDTGRPAVPVLA encoded by the coding sequence ATGGGACTGATGGCTCAAGTTGAAGTGCGGCCTCTGGCTTCGATCGCGAGTGGCATGGCCACGTTCTATACGCCCCAGGCTAGCGACGAAACCATGCTGGTGCACATTCCGGCGGGGGCGATCGATGATCTGTTTGTGCATCACTTCCAGACGGATCAACTGCTGGTCGTGAAGGGCAGTTTTATTCTGGTGACTTTACAGGGGCGGCGTTATCAGTATTTTGCGTTGAGCGATCGCCAGCCCCAGGTGGTGAAAATTCCGCCGGGTATTCCCCACGGGGCGATTAACCTCAGCTCGGAAGCGTGTCTTCTCGTTAATGCCGTCCTGCGGCATGGGCCAACCCATCCTCGTGATTATCGTCCGCTGCGCAAACCGTTTCCTTATGATTGGGAGCGGGTGAGAGCCTTACAAGCCCAACTGGACACTGGGCGACCAGCGGTGCCGGTGTTGGCCTAA
- a CDS encoding ArnT family glycosyltransferase, with protein MKLSFNRWLGFKPVTWEQHPPFFWLLSGSWVLLLGGIVFLWHLGSTGLLDETEPLFAEAARQMTVTGDWLTPYFNGEHRFDKPPLIYWLMAIGYQMIGINEWAVRLPSALAAIGVISLGGYTLARYSQSRLTVWVGVAVMALGPEMMIWGRVGVADMLLTGCMGSALLTFFLGYAQPRWEIKQRWYLAAYLFMALAVLTKGPVGMVLPALTVGIFALYLGNGRSLWQEIQPLKGGLLVAAIAVPWYVLVIMANGEAYIEDFFGYHNLERFTRVVNNHAAPWYFYFLVVSVGLLPWSAYLPAALLRLRVWQRSQWQAQPRSHHLGLFCGCWFISIFGFFTLAVTKLPSYVLPLMPAAAILIALLMEEMRLAQPWSSLPPAQALQLPKPWRYLFTVSHWGTVLLMVLLAIGLYLSPRWLGGDPVMPELPEAFVASGALAWGVGIWSVAAIVATALLLRQRSQWLWGVSVVAFVAFILFTLQPTYYLVDTYRQLPLRQLATAIVKFRQPNEDVIMMGFKKPSLVFYTQQSITYLRTAGQIRKHLHQQNPPRTATQISPPQLAPSINATVPPPSTVLILAYPAEIQEDLHLSPGTYQDLDRAGVYQLVRVAKSDLLRATE; from the coding sequence ATGAAGCTAAGTTTTAATCGTTGGTTGGGGTTCAAACCTGTCACTTGGGAGCAGCACCCCCCCTTCTTCTGGCTGTTGTCCGGTAGCTGGGTCTTACTGTTAGGGGGGATTGTGTTCCTCTGGCATCTGGGCAGTACTGGTTTGCTGGATGAAACGGAACCCTTGTTTGCGGAAGCGGCTCGCCAGATGACGGTTACGGGGGACTGGTTGACCCCCTACTTTAATGGAGAACACCGCTTTGATAAACCCCCTTTGATTTACTGGTTAATGGCGATCGGCTACCAGATGATCGGGATAAATGAGTGGGCGGTGCGTTTGCCCTCAGCGCTGGCGGCGATCGGCGTGATTAGTTTAGGGGGCTATACCTTGGCTCGTTACAGCCAGTCGCGGTTGACGGTGTGGGTTGGGGTGGCGGTGATGGCCCTAGGGCCAGAAATGATGATCTGGGGTCGGGTTGGCGTTGCGGATATGCTCCTGACGGGGTGTATGGGGTCAGCGCTTTTGACCTTCTTTCTGGGGTATGCCCAACCCCGGTGGGAGATTAAACAACGCTGGTATCTGGCAGCTTACCTGTTCATGGCGCTGGCCGTGTTGACCAAGGGACCGGTGGGCATGGTTTTACCGGCCCTGACGGTGGGAATCTTTGCTCTTTACCTGGGCAATGGGCGATCGCTCTGGCAGGAGATCCAGCCCCTGAAAGGGGGGTTACTGGTGGCAGCGATCGCTGTGCCCTGGTACGTCCTGGTGATTATGGCCAACGGGGAAGCTTATATTGAGGACTTTTTTGGCTATCACAATCTGGAGCGTTTTACCCGTGTCGTCAACAACCACGCGGCCCCCTGGTATTTCTACTTTCTAGTTGTCAGTGTCGGGCTGCTGCCTTGGTCAGCCTATTTGCCAGCGGCCCTGTTGCGTCTGCGGGTTTGGCAGCGATCGCAGTGGCAGGCCCAGCCGCGATCGCACCACTTGGGTTTGTTTTGTGGCTGTTGGTTTATTAGTATCTTCGGCTTTTTTACCCTAGCCGTGACCAAACTTCCCAGTTACGTGTTGCCCTTGATGCCAGCAGCAGCCATCCTGATCGCTTTGTTAATGGAGGAGATGCGCTTGGCCCAGCCTTGGTCTTCCTTGCCCCCCGCCCAAGCTTTGCAGTTACCCAAACCCTGGCGCTATCTGTTTACGGTCAGCCATTGGGGCACCGTGTTGCTGATGGTTTTGCTAGCGATTGGCCTTTACCTGAGTCCCCGGTGGTTAGGCGGCGACCCGGTCATGCCAGAATTACCCGAAGCGTTTGTGGCGTCGGGTGCTTTGGCGTGGGGTGTAGGCATCTGGTCCGTGGCCGCGATCGTGGCCACAGCCTTACTACTGCGTCAGCGCAGCCAATGGCTTTGGGGTGTAAGCGTTGTGGCCTTTGTGGCTTTTATCCTGTTTACCCTGCAACCCACCTACTACCTGGTAGATACCTATCGACAACTCCCCCTGCGGCAACTGGCTACTGCGATCGTGAAATTTCGCCAGCCCAACGAAGACGTGATCATGATGGGGTTTAAGAAACCCAGTCTGGTGTTTTATACTCAACAGTCGATTACCTATCTCCGCACCGCCGGTCAGATCCGCAAACACTTACACCAGCAGAACCCGCCCCGCACAGCTACTCAGATCAGCCCGCCACAGCTGGCGCCGAGCATCAATGCGACCGTACCTCCCCCCTCTACCGTCCTCATCCTTGCCTATCCCGCCGAGATCCAGGAAGATTTACATCTCTCACCAGGAACCTATCAAGATCTCGATCGGGCCGGCGTTTACCAACTGGTCCGTGTTGCGAAATCAGATCTTTTGAGAGCCACGGAGTAG
- a CDS encoding class I SAM-dependent methyltransferase: MAKLPPSSPTFGQPPLPAEWQAQLTAVAHRYNREYQGEAVELPAEATSLSLYPDWRTGTLATRLASPFWQLAQPQKNQVCLDLGCGVSFLIYPWRDWGAFFYGQEISEVAQAALNQRAPQLNSKLFKGVRLQAAHQLDYAPAQFDWAIATGVSCYYPLAYWEIVITAVKAILKPTGMFVFDVLNPAAPLAEDWAILETYLGAEVQLNPLSDWEALIKRLGGKVMGQQSGEVFQLYKVRF; encoded by the coding sequence ATGGCAAAACTGCCGCCATCTTCTCCAACCTTTGGCCAGCCCCCCCTCCCCGCCGAGTGGCAAGCCCAGTTAACAGCCGTTGCCCATCGCTACAACCGGGAATATCAGGGAGAGGCAGTTGAATTACCGGCAGAAGCCACCAGCCTATCCCTCTATCCGGATTGGCGGACGGGGACCCTGGCCACCCGCCTGGCCTCACCGTTTTGGCAATTAGCCCAACCCCAAAAGAACCAAGTCTGCCTAGATCTCGGCTGTGGAGTCAGTTTTTTGATCTATCCCTGGCGGGATTGGGGTGCTTTTTTCTACGGTCAGGAAATCAGCGAGGTAGCGCAGGCAGCCCTCAACCAGCGGGCACCCCAGTTGAACTCCAAATTATTCAAGGGAGTCCGGCTTCAGGCAGCGCACCAGCTTGACTATGCCCCAGCTCAGTTTGATTGGGCGATCGCGACTGGAGTCAGTTGCTATTATCCCCTGGCCTACTGGGAAATAGTGATCACCGCAGTCAAAGCCATCTTGAAACCCACTGGGATGTTTGTGTTTGATGTATTGAATCCTGCAGCCCCCCTGGCAGAGGATTGGGCCATTCTAGAAACCTACCTGGGGGCCGAAGTGCAGCTGAACCCGCTTAGCGATTGGGAAGCCCTGATTAAACGCTTAGGCGGCAAGGTCATGGGTCAGCAGAGCGGGGAAGTGTTCCAGCTTTATAAGGTTCGGTTTTAA
- a CDS encoding amidohydrolase family protein, producing the protein MALYAELHRHLGGSVVPRILWRYFQRHNPDLADRFPDYSPFEEFYTRPRKTLDEYLELHTLVESVQTQATLPYFLYRLIRGAYVFENLAYLEIRYTPYLRTPDELSQTERIDRMAEIVQTVGQASQLSEYPVVTSQILAMHSRLPYAVNRAIVELAAQMPEYVCAIDVAGGDAHYGERLDEFRELYAYAHRLGLKTTGHLYETRDGCYPELLPYLMRIGHGIQIPLRYPELLPKVAARGQCLEVCPTTYFKTNTLTDIQELKVVFDRCFDAGVDIAICTDNAGLHNVRLPFEYENLLTHNIIDFRQLQACQEAAFRHAFAWPHSKPPAAMLSGLYQPEVQVATASLSHA; encoded by the coding sequence GTGGCCCTATACGCAGAACTTCATCGGCATTTGGGTGGCTCCGTCGTCCCCCGTATCCTTTGGCGCTACTTTCAACGACACAATCCCGACCTAGCCGATCGCTTCCCGGATTATTCCCCCTTTGAGGAATTTTATACCCGGCCTCGCAAAACGCTGGATGAGTACCTGGAGTTGCATACGCTAGTCGAAAGTGTACAAACCCAGGCCACCCTGCCTTATTTCCTCTATCGGCTGATCCGGGGGGCCTATGTGTTTGAGAATCTAGCTTATTTGGAAATTCGCTATACACCTTACCTGCGCACGCCGGATGAGCTTTCCCAGACCGAGCGGATTGATCGCATGGCTGAGATTGTTCAAACGGTGGGACAGGCGAGCCAGTTGAGCGAATATCCCGTGGTGACGAGTCAAATTCTGGCGATGCACTCGCGCTTGCCCTATGCGGTGAACCGGGCGATCGTGGAATTGGCGGCCCAAATGCCGGAGTATGTCTGCGCGATCGATGTGGCAGGCGGGGATGCCCACTACGGCGAGCGGCTCGACGAATTCCGCGAACTCTATGCCTACGCCCACCGCCTAGGACTGAAAACGACGGGTCATTTATACGAAACCAGAGATGGGTGTTATCCCGAATTGTTGCCCTACCTGATGCGCATTGGTCACGGCATTCAGATCCCCCTGCGGTATCCGGAATTATTGCCCAAAGTCGCAGCCCGGGGGCAATGTTTAGAAGTCTGCCCCACGACTTACTTCAAGACCAATACCTTAACAGACATTCAAGAACTCAAGGTGGTCTTCGATCGCTGCTTTGACGCGGGCGTTGACATTGCCATTTGTACCGATAATGCTGGGTTGCACAATGTGCGCCTCCCCTTTGAATACGAGAATCTGCTCACCCACAACATTATTGACTTTCGTCAACTCCAAGCCTGTCAGGAAGCAGCCTTCCGCCATGCCTTTGCATGGCCCCACTCCAAACCCCCCGCCGCCATGTTATCCGGCCTCTATCAACCAGAAGTGCAGGTGGCAACGGCGAGTCTGAGCCATGCTTAG
- a CDS encoding retropepsin-like aspartic protease produces MNWFRSLMGCLGAFTLGTGLGQPPVLAQMPLGTEVLQQIQQCVRTMGTQHPPLSLEQLQLVAMQCTFTAIAMAPDGQIYPNVDDRLTALVQTLGIRLPNPTGTGTARVSLTPLTESRVFTLPVKVGGTVQEFLLDTGASASILSRPLLDRAASLPAHRAQQSGVDLPDRLFSYLVVGEDCQGLGASLHILPPMQVGQAQVANLMGMGFPPQSMPKQLAGVLGMDFLSRFDFSLDPQALTLELRSHTASSRTASPAPTAIPLRGKMGIMTTQVWINGQGPFTFALDTGAGWVVLSPQLAQALKVTAKAQAIAVLGFCGTAPAQWVVLDRVSIQTHTVEQLDTVILTDSRPLELLGVDGVIGQNFLNQFRQTWRFGDRTPLGFPATGTLELTPLTSP; encoded by the coding sequence ATGAATTGGTTCCGATCGCTAATGGGTTGCCTGGGTGCTTTCACCCTGGGGACGGGCTTGGGGCAGCCCCCAGTCCTGGCGCAGATGCCCCTGGGGACAGAGGTACTGCAACAGATTCAGCAGTGTGTTCGCACGATGGGGACGCAACACCCCCCACTGAGCCTGGAGCAATTGCAACTGGTGGCCATGCAATGTACGTTTACCGCGATCGCAATGGCTCCCGATGGTCAGATTTACCCCAATGTGGACGATCGCCTCACTGCCCTGGTACAAACCCTAGGGATCCGCCTGCCTAACCCCACAGGTACGGGTACGGCACGGGTGTCCTTAACGCCACTGACTGAGAGTCGCGTCTTTACCCTGCCGGTCAAGGTTGGGGGAACCGTACAGGAATTTTTGCTGGATACGGGGGCGTCGGCCTCGATCTTGAGTCGTCCCCTCCTCGATCGGGCCGCCTCGCTGCCAGCGCATCGTGCCCAGCAGTCTGGCGTAGACCTGCCCGATCGTCTGTTCAGTTATCTCGTTGTGGGTGAAGACTGCCAGGGATTAGGGGCCAGTTTGCATATCTTGCCACCAATGCAGGTAGGACAGGCCCAAGTAGCCAATTTGATGGGGATGGGCTTCCCGCCCCAGTCCATGCCCAAGCAGCTAGCAGGGGTGTTGGGGATGGACTTCCTCAGTCGGTTTGACTTCAGCCTTGACCCCCAAGCCTTAACGCTGGAACTGCGCTCCCACACGGCGTCCTCGCGCACTGCATCACCAGCCCCGACGGCCATTCCCCTTCGGGGAAAAATGGGTATCATGACGACCCAGGTATGGATCAATGGTCAAGGTCCTTTCACCTTTGCCCTCGATACGGGAGCCGGTTGGGTGGTCTTGTCGCCCCAGTTAGCCCAAGCTCTTAAGGTCACGGCCAAGGCCCAAGCGATCGCAGTCTTAGGCTTTTGTGGTACAGCTCCAGCCCAATGGGTGGTCCTCGATCGCGTCAGTATTCAAACCCACACCGTCGAGCAGTTGGATACAGTAATCCTAACGGACAGTCGCCCCCTGGAACTGCTGGGCGTTGACGGTGTCATTGGTCAAAATTTTCTAAATCAATTTCGGCAAACCTGGCGCTTTGGCGATCGTACGCCTCTAGGGTTTCCCGCCACCGGCACTTTGGAACTCACACCCCTAACATCGCCCTGA
- the rnc gene encoding ribonuclease III, with the protein MTVLEPLIDPRRQKELTLLVQKLGLSLTQPIQWHLLDRALTHVSVSSTHNYEQLEFIGDAVVRLAATEFLVQAYPDLPEGELSAIRAILVSDRILAQLADQYGIARSLLVAPSAAGDQAGRESRLADAFEAVVAALYLSTHTLELIRPWLDLELKPLAIAVLNDPARQNYKAALQEWTQGTLKQLPEYRVTEISDLHGDQERFLAEVWLQGNCLGTGKGRSIKQAEQAAAKVAWFRYHPSQSRDAE; encoded by the coding sequence ATGACTGTGCTGGAGCCACTGATTGATCCCCGTCGCCAGAAAGAATTGACGCTGCTGGTGCAGAAACTCGGTTTATCGCTGACCCAACCGATTCAATGGCACCTACTCGATCGGGCGCTAACCCATGTCTCGGTTTCCAGTACACATAACTACGAACAATTGGAATTTATTGGCGATGCGGTGGTGCGGTTGGCAGCGACGGAGTTCTTGGTGCAAGCCTACCCCGACCTGCCCGAAGGAGAACTGTCGGCAATCCGCGCTATCCTGGTGAGCGATCGCATCCTGGCCCAGTTAGCCGATCAATATGGGATAGCGCGATCGTTACTGGTTGCGCCGAGTGCAGCGGGGGATCAAGCTGGTCGTGAGTCGCGCTTGGCCGATGCTTTTGAGGCGGTGGTGGCTGCCCTGTATTTAAGTACCCACACCCTGGAGTTGATTCGTCCCTGGTTAGATTTGGAATTGAAACCACTGGCGATCGCGGTTCTCAATGATCCCGCCCGTCAGAACTACAAAGCCGCCCTCCAGGAATGGACCCAGGGTACCCTCAAGCAACTGCCAGAATATCGGGTGACTGAAATCAGCGACCTCCACGGTGATCAGGAGCGTTTTCTGGCAGAAGTGTGGTTGCAGGGGAACTGTTTAGGAACGGGCAAAGGGCGATCGATCAAACAGGCTGAGCAAGCAGCGGCGAAAGTTGCCTGGTTCCGCTATCACCCTTCCCAGAGCCGTGACGCTGAGTAA